One window of the Xiphophorus couchianus chromosome 12, X_couchianus-1.0, whole genome shotgun sequence genome contains the following:
- the rnf214 gene encoding RING finger protein 214 translates to MYANWEIAAPGEEDEELGTQIQEEDLDVDLELELAKMTVEDLIFKVQAVQTDSTTTDTGVNTEPDWESQVAAVFQFGSQLKERYERLQREQEEEKEAQERHKVQLKKRREEGIRQHQALLEKLESLRVKLQLNNSKATRKNFESKKRELLTERNRAEEERNRLAKELEESDKKLSALSEEQSEEQQRWAEELEQLRREMERVKKEATKAQLQVLKDEITAVEKQRDGAMSRIEAWLKEVAQYLNTLRVEFPQQYHNDRGKWEKKESLVRKSQAELQSRFQEVLQQLQQGRELESLPRITVPTLPHVPKADLRFRQVMQAVTQPPPAMPPPPQHQLYQPPLPHYYPPRHRHPHPRHPIHRGAFHPPPYVYYPHPPSHHQAPPSFHTRPPPRVTPPLSLSPSPPVQPVGLSPPPAGAAPSAPAEKLEKVLEKLGARFPQCGKPQLMSLLQQVKSSRGTLAGMSVEDLMEQVGFKLSQSERSAPGPIGRPAPGPIQRPSTPAGPRKLCLMCQNHVDPENRHPLSCSHTIHRECIQMWLQSSKNNSCPFCPGQ, encoded by the exons ATGTATGCTAACTGGGAAATAGCTGCTCCCGGTGAGGAGGACGAGGAGCTGGGAACCCAGATCCAGGAGGAGGACCTGGACGTGGACCTAGAACTGGAGTTGGCTAAAATGACGGTTGAAG acctgatCTTTAAGGTCCAGGCTGTGCAGACGGACAGCACCACGACGGACACCGGCGTCAACACGGAGCCCGACTGGGAGAGCCAGGTGGCTGCCGTGTTCCAGTTCGGCTCCCAGCTGAAGGAGCGCTACGAGCGTCTGCAgagggagcaggaggaggagaaggaggcgCAAGAGAGGCATAAAGTTcagctgaagaagaggagggaggaaggcATCCGGCAGCACCAG GCTCTGCTGGAGAAGCTGGAGTCGCTGCGGGTGAAGCTGCAGCTCAACAACTCCAAGGCCACCAGGAAAAACTTCGAGAGCAAGAAACGGGAGCTGCTGACGGAGAGGAACAGAGCGGAGGAGGAAAGGAACAG ACTGGcgaaggagctggaggagagcgACAAGAAGCTGTCTGCGCTGAGCGAGGAGCAGAGCGAGGAGCAGCAGCGCTGGGCggaggagctggagcagctgagGAGGGAGATGGAGCGGGTGAAGAAGGAGGCGACCAAGGCCCAACTGCAGGTCCTCAAGGACGAGATCACCGCCGTGGAGAAGCAGAGAGACGGCGCCATGTCCCGCATCGAGGCCTGGCTCAAAGAG GTGGCGCAGTACCTGAACACCCTGCGGGTGGAGTTCCCTCAGCAGTACCACAACGACCGGGGCAAGTGGGAGAAGAAGGAGAGTCTGGTCCGGAAGAGCCAGGCGGAGCTGCAGAGCCGCTTCCAGgaggttctgcagcagctgcagcagggccGCGAGCTGGAGTCCCTCCCCAGGATCACCGTGCCGACGCTGCCGCACGTCCCCAAG GCCGACCTCAGGTTCAGACAGGTGATGCAGGCGGTGACGCAGCCGCCCCCCGCCATGCCGCCGCCCCCCCAGCACCAGCTCTACCAGCCCCCCCTCCCACACTATTACCCCCCTCGCCACAGACACCCCCACCCGCGCCACCCCATCCACCGCGGCGCCTTCCACCCTCCTCCTTACGTGTACTACCCACACCCCCCTTCTCACCACCAGGCTCCGCCCTCTTTCCACACCCGCCCCCCGCCGAGGGTGACGCCCCCTCTCAGCCTGTCCCCGTCCCCGCCGGTCCAGCCCGTGGGTCTGTCCCCGCCCCCGGCCGGCGCCGCGCCCTCGGCCCCGGCGGAGAAGCTGGAGAAGGTTCTGGAGAAGCTGGGGGCCCGGTTCCCGCAGTGCGGCAAGCCGCAGCTGATGTcgctgctgcagcaggtgaAGAGTTCCCGCGGGACGCTGGCCGGGATGTCGGTGGAGGACCTGATGGAGCAGGTCGGCTTCAAGCTGAGCCAGAGCGAGCGCTCGGCGCCGGGGCCCATCGGCCGGCCCGCCCCGGGGCCCATCCAGAGGCCCTCGACCCCCGCCGGGCCCCGCAAGCTCTGCCTCATGTGCCAGAACCACGTGGACCCGGAGAACCGGCACCCGCTCAGCTGCTCGCACACCATCCACAGAGAATGCATCCAGATGTGGCTCCAGTCCAGCAAGAACAACTCCTGTCCCTTCTGTCCGGGCCAGTAA